Proteins from a single region of Haloarcula laminariae:
- the lonB gene encoding ATP-dependent protease LonB, whose translation MSDNTDTDAAPDADREATDPEEEETPAAGQHVADDEASDSEGEAPPPGDGATSDTTLGSDVEIEGGSEFEDAEEQLLGGLDIDSTEEIEVPDRLVDQVIGQDHARDVIKKAAKQRRHVMMIGSPGTGKSMLAKAMSQLLPREELQDVLVYHNPDDGNEPKVRTVPGGKGEQIVEAHKEEARKRNQMRTFLMWIIIAIVIGYSLIIAQQILLGILAAGVIYLAFRYSSRGSDSMIPNLLVNNASQKTAPFEDATGAHAGALLGDVRHDPFQSGGMETPSHDRVEPGAIHKANKGVLFVDEINTLDIRSQQKLMTAIQEGEFGITGQSERSSGAMVQTEPVPTDFIMIAAGNLDAMENMHPALRSRIKGYGYEVYMDDTIEDSAEMRRKYTRFVAQEVENDGRLPHFTEEAVEELILEARRRAGRKGHLTLKFRDLGGLVRVAGDIARAEDKDRTTRDDVLQAKRRSRSIEQQLADNYIERRKDYELTVNDGDVVGRVNGLAVMGEDSGIVLPVMAEVTPSQGPGQVIATGQLKEMAEEAVQNVSAIIKKFSDEDISEKDVHIQFVQAGEGGVDGDSASITVATAVISALENVPIEQHIAMTGSLSVRGDVLPVGGVTHKIEAAAKAGLDTVIIPEANTQDVMIEEEYEEQIEIVPVSHISEVLEVALAGEPEKDSLVDRLKSITGKALEHEVGRQGSGSPSPQ comes from the coding sequence ATGAGCGACAACACCGACACTGACGCGGCTCCCGACGCCGACCGGGAGGCGACCGACCCCGAGGAGGAAGAGACGCCCGCCGCCGGCCAGCACGTGGCCGACGACGAGGCGTCCGACTCCGAGGGCGAGGCGCCGCCCCCGGGCGACGGAGCAACGTCGGACACGACGCTCGGCAGCGATGTCGAGATTGAGGGTGGGTCCGAGTTCGAGGACGCCGAAGAGCAACTGCTGGGCGGCCTGGACATCGACTCGACCGAGGAAATCGAGGTGCCCGACCGCCTCGTCGACCAGGTCATCGGACAGGACCACGCACGGGACGTAATCAAGAAAGCGGCCAAACAGCGCCGCCACGTGATGATGATCGGCTCGCCCGGGACGGGCAAGTCGATGCTCGCGAAGGCGATGAGCCAGCTGCTGCCCCGCGAGGAACTGCAGGACGTGCTGGTCTATCACAACCCCGACGACGGCAACGAGCCGAAAGTTCGCACCGTCCCCGGCGGGAAGGGCGAACAGATCGTCGAGGCCCACAAGGAGGAGGCCCGCAAGCGCAACCAGATGCGGACCTTCCTGATGTGGATCATCATCGCCATCGTCATCGGCTACTCGCTGATTATCGCCCAGCAGATTCTGCTGGGGATTCTCGCCGCCGGTGTCATCTATCTCGCCTTCCGCTACAGCTCCAGAGGCAGCGACTCGATGATTCCGAACCTGCTGGTCAACAACGCCAGCCAGAAGACCGCCCCCTTCGAGGACGCCACGGGCGCCCACGCGGGTGCACTGCTCGGTGACGTCCGCCACGACCCCTTCCAGTCCGGCGGGATGGAGACGCCCTCTCATGACCGCGTCGAGCCCGGCGCCATCCACAAGGCCAACAAGGGCGTGCTGTTCGTCGACGAGATCAACACGCTCGACATCCGCTCCCAGCAGAAGCTGATGACGGCCATCCAGGAGGGCGAGTTCGGCATCACGGGTCAGTCCGAGCGCTCCTCGGGCGCGATGGTCCAGACGGAGCCGGTCCCGACGGACTTCATCATGATCGCGGCGGGGAACCTCGACGCGATGGAGAACATGCACCCGGCCCTGCGTTCGCGTATCAAGGGGTACGGCTACGAGGTGTACATGGACGACACCATCGAGGACAGCGCCGAGATGCGCCGGAAGTACACCCGATTCGTCGCCCAGGAGGTCGAGAACGACGGCCGCCTGCCCCACTTCACCGAGGAGGCAGTCGAGGAGCTCATCCTCGAAGCCCGCCGCCGTGCGGGCCGGAAGGGCCACCTCACGCTGAAGTTCCGCGACCTCGGCGGCCTGGTTCGGGTCGCGGGCGACATCGCCCGCGCCGAGGACAAGGACCGCACCACCCGCGACGACGTGTTGCAGGCCAAGCGCCGCTCCCGGTCCATCGAGCAACAGCTCGCGGACAACTACATCGAACGCCGCAAGGACTACGAGCTCACCGTCAACGACGGCGACGTGGTCGGCCGCGTCAACGGGCTGGCCGTCATGGGCGAGGACAGCGGTATCGTCCTCCCGGTGATGGCCGAGGTCACGCCCTCCCAGGGCCCGGGCCAGGTCATCGCCACCGGCCAGCTCAAGGAGATGGCCGAAGAGGCCGTCCAGAACGTCTCGGCCATCATCAAGAAGTTCAGCGACGAGGACATCTCCGAGAAGGACGTCCACATCCAGTTCGTCCAGGCCGGCGAGGGCGGCGTCGACGGCGACTCCGCCTCGATTACGGTCGCGACGGCCGTCATCAGCGCCCTGGAGAACGTCCCCATTGAACAGCACATCGCCATGACCGGCTCGCTGTCGGTCCGCGGCGACGTGCTCCCGGTCGGCGGCGTCACCCACAAGATAGAGGCCGCCGCCAAAGCGGGGCTGGACACGGTCATCATCCCCGAGGCCAACACGCAGGACGTGATGATCGAAGAGGAGTACGAGGAACAGATTGAGATCGTCCCGGTCTCACACATCTCCGAAGTGCTCGAGGTCGCACTCGCCGGCGAGCCCGAGAAGGACTCGCTGGTCGACCGCCTCAAGTCCATCACGGGCAAGGCCCTCGAACACGAGGTCGGGCGACAGGGCAGCGGCAGTCCCAGCCCGCAATAG
- a CDS encoding CPBP family intramembrane glutamic endopeptidase, whose translation MPQWAAFVGLLGFLLTVLLGLSKLSQRSLSGDRAAVTAGTASPERLRAAGPADDTYPRFETQRTARRRRHVEDRAGHRLSAGTLLANVALTQGLFGLLLVGGAVLFEIPAAAFGVTADALSTGLPAVGIGVAAGVGFWVGNEFAAAVADGFGIGVDESLRELLAPDSAGGWVVLLAVVLPVIAVVEELLFRAAAIGVTVAGLGAPAWGMVAVSSVAFALGHGAQGRVGIVVTGVLGAALGAVFVLTNSLLAVVVAHYLVNALELTVHEGLGVARPSV comes from the coding sequence ATGCCCCAGTGGGCCGCGTTCGTCGGCCTCCTGGGTTTCCTACTGACCGTTTTACTCGGCCTTTCGAAGCTCTCCCAGCGCTCGCTCTCCGGCGACCGCGCCGCCGTGACCGCCGGTACGGCCAGTCCCGAGCGGCTCCGGGCGGCGGGTCCGGCCGACGACACCTACCCGCGGTTCGAGACACAACGGACCGCCAGGCGGCGCCGACACGTCGAGGACCGCGCCGGTCACCGGCTCTCGGCGGGCACCCTGCTTGCCAACGTCGCGCTCACACAGGGGCTGTTCGGGCTGCTCCTCGTCGGCGGCGCCGTCCTCTTCGAGATACCGGCGGCCGCGTTCGGTGTCACGGCCGACGCGCTCTCGACGGGATTGCCGGCCGTCGGTATCGGCGTGGCAGCCGGGGTCGGATTCTGGGTCGGCAACGAGTTCGCGGCGGCGGTCGCCGACGGCTTCGGTATCGGGGTCGACGAGTCGCTGCGCGAACTGCTCGCGCCCGACTCGGCCGGCGGGTGGGTCGTCCTCCTCGCGGTCGTCCTGCCGGTGATCGCCGTCGTCGAGGAGCTGCTCTTCCGGGCCGCCGCCATCGGCGTCACGGTCGCCGGCCTGGGCGCCCCCGCCTGGGGGATGGTCGCCGTCTCCTCGGTGGCGTTCGCGCTGGGCCACGGTGCACAGGGCCGGGTGGGAATCGTCGTCACCGGCGTTCTCGGGGCGGCCCTCGGGGCGGTCTTCGTCCTCACGAACAGCCTGCTGGCCGTCGTCGTCGCTCACTACCTCGTCAACGCGCTGGAACTGACGGTCCACGAGGGGCTGGGCGTCGCCCGGCCCAGCGTCTAG